In uncultured Desulfobacter sp., one DNA window encodes the following:
- a CDS encoding DUF4198 domain-containing protein: protein MKNVFCISIITLLLTASSAGAHSLWVNCFESKIHSPGHATVSLGWGHTMPIDDMPNSVNAKLGIAEFNLADPAGNKSKLYKPEPKAAKAFESNADYDLYISDIANQQIALKKETQQGVYLIEAISQKSCYTQYIDTKGRTRFALKPMNAIDGVKKVLASVQHQAFGKSYLTVDKWTMPEPVGHDLEITPLTDLSRVKPGDMVEFDVRFHGKPLSWEPSSHAYITGSSPSFGGEKFAIFSMVLGGKAQFKVQNAGQWRVNIKWRVNTTQDGPLKDLYGKVKTVNNSATLTFTVRP from the coding sequence ATGAAAAACGTATTCTGTATTTCGATTATCACACTGTTACTGACGGCTTCATCTGCAGGCGCTCACTCTTTATGGGTAAACTGCTTTGAATCCAAGATTCACTCCCCGGGCCATGCAACCGTATCCCTTGGATGGGGCCATACCATGCCCATTGATGACATGCCCAACAGCGTCAACGCCAAACTCGGTATTGCAGAATTTAACCTGGCAGATCCTGCCGGAAATAAAAGTAAATTGTACAAACCCGAACCTAAAGCAGCAAAAGCGTTTGAAAGTAATGCTGATTATGATCTGTATATCTCTGATATTGCCAATCAACAAATCGCATTGAAAAAAGAGACGCAACAAGGGGTTTATTTGATCGAGGCCATATCCCAAAAAAGTTGTTACACCCAATATATTGACACAAAGGGCAGGACCAGATTCGCCCTAAAACCCATGAATGCAATTGATGGTGTTAAAAAAGTACTTGCGTCTGTTCAGCATCAGGCCTTTGGCAAATCTTATCTGACCGTAGACAAGTGGACAATGCCTGAGCCGGTGGGGCATGATCTGGAGATTACGCCTTTAACGGATCTTTCCCGGGTAAAACCAGGCGATATGGTGGAATTTGATGTTCGTTTTCATGGTAAGCCCCTATCCTGGGAACCTAGTAGCCATGCCTATATAACAGGCTCCAGCCCTTCATTCGGTGGGGAGAAGTTTGCTATCTTCTCTATGGTATTGGGGGGTAAGGCCCAATTTAAGGTGCAAAATGCCGGACAATGGCGGGTTAATATTAAATGGCGGGTTAATACCACCCAGGATGGCCCGTTAAAAGATCTGTACGGCAAAGTAAAGACCGTCAATAATTCCGCCACATTAACGTTCACGGTAAGACCTTAA
- the ltrA gene encoding group II intron reverse transcriptase/maturase has product MLREKYKRRTRKYESTDAGHRGGATRSSDEDSVMELERRGSIDQLEVKKTTGNRRIGLNQAKPFCIPKSEVVEAYERVKANKGAAGFDGQSIEGFEFSLKDNLYKLWNRMSSGSYFPPPVLRVEIPKGDGRMRPLGIPTVSDRIAQQIVKQQLEPELEKHFHPDSYGYRPGKSALDAVGKARKNCWEYDWVLDLDIKGFFDNIDHDLLMRAVRYHTDIKWVILYIERWLKAPVMMTDRTLFYPKKGTPQGGVISPLLANLFLHYAFDNWMEREYPTIPFERYADDAVCHCKSLAQAEYLLRKLNERMESVGLELHPEKTKIVYCKDTDRQKDYSLTSFDFLGYTFRARRSKSRWGKFFINFSPAISNKAAKAIRQTSRKWNWPRRSDKSLEDLAQMFNPVIQGWINYYGRFYKSALYPALRCLDRRLVIWATRKYKRFRGHRRRASQWLERIARRQPNLFAHWRLLYA; this is encoded by the coding sequence ATGCTAAGGGAGAAATACAAGCGGAGGACCCGTAAGTATGAGAGTACCGATGCAGGGCACAGGGGCGGAGCGACCCGTAGTAGTGATGAAGATTCTGTAATGGAATTGGAGCGAAGGGGAAGCATTGACCAGCTTGAAGTAAAGAAAACAACTGGAAACAGGAGGATTGGATTGAACCAAGCAAAGCCGTTTTGTATTCCTAAATCCGAAGTAGTGGAGGCATATGAACGGGTTAAAGCCAACAAAGGGGCTGCCGGATTTGATGGACAGTCAATAGAAGGGTTTGAGTTCAGCTTAAAGGACAATCTATACAAGCTCTGGAATCGGATGTCCTCGGGCAGTTATTTCCCCCCTCCGGTACTGAGGGTGGAAATACCCAAGGGAGACGGTCGAATGAGACCGCTGGGAATACCGACAGTGTCGGACAGAATCGCTCAACAGATAGTCAAGCAGCAATTGGAGCCGGAACTGGAAAAACATTTCCATCCGGATTCTTATGGCTATCGACCAGGGAAATCTGCCTTGGATGCAGTCGGCAAAGCCCGGAAGAATTGTTGGGAGTATGACTGGGTATTGGATCTTGATATTAAAGGCTTTTTCGATAATATTGATCATGATCTTTTGATGAGAGCAGTTCGGTATCACACGGATATCAAGTGGGTGATTCTGTATATAGAACGGTGGCTGAAAGCCCCGGTGATGATGACAGATCGCACACTATTCTATCCAAAGAAGGGAACCCCGCAAGGCGGTGTTATCAGTCCCTTGCTGGCTAATCTCTTTTTGCATTATGCATTCGACAACTGGATGGAGAGGGAATATCCGACCATACCGTTTGAACGCTATGCGGATGATGCAGTCTGCCATTGTAAAAGCCTTGCCCAGGCAGAATATTTGCTGAGAAAGCTGAACGAGCGAATGGAGAGTGTGGGGCTGGAACTGCATCCGGAAAAGACAAAAATCGTCTACTGCAAGGATACAGACCGGCAAAAGGATTATTCCCTGACAAGCTTTGATTTTCTGGGTTATACTTTTCGTGCTCGAAGATCAAAAAGCCGATGGGGAAAATTCTTCATTAATTTCTCTCCTGCCATAAGCAATAAAGCAGCAAAAGCAATTCGACAAACCTCACGAAAGTGGAATTGGCCCAGGCGCAGCGACAAGAGCCTGGAGGATTTAGCCCAAATGTTCAATCCTGTCATTCAAGGCTGGATTAACTATTATGGCAGGTTTTATAAATCTGCGTTATACCCGGCCTTAAGGTGTCTTGATCGCCGATTGGTGATTTGGGCAACAAGGAAATACAAACGTTTTAGAGGACATCGAAGAAGGGCAAGTCAATGGCTGGAACGAATTGCACGAAGACAGCCAAATTTGTTTGCCCATTGGCGATTGCTCTATGCATAG
- a CDS encoding TonB-dependent receptor, giving the protein MNCLRSWILKGFLIVWCITNSGIAEAQDTLSLEEITVTAQKQEQSVQDVPMGITAFTNQGIEDAKIESISDLADLVPNLMIFNHGKIGMNTPTMRGIHAPIFTMLLSTGLFIDGVPVQSILGFETTFIDIERVEVLRGPQGTLYGKNSEAGVINIITRQPDNNFRGSLSANIGTWLSSGTDDPLTQAYTVKLSTPIQTDKLFVGIAGKFLQQDGTIKNTETGDDEDDREYWFGRAHLRWTPTDQLDISFIASQLQYDGGGGNGNLLESGASQYGVPTPDYRKVSSNLEGENTSSEQTQALNIKYEINDAFELTSVTARRVYNDDANRDFDYTSAIDHSYKDNEYTTLSQELRLSYDNGGVKWIAGVYGDKDEQNYDFEGHYGSAIYYTDKDIDGTTYAVFTNLTYPLSQRFSLVGGLRYETTEKDFQDHLNARQANDSWDDISPKFALEYRPLPGTMTYISVSKGYRAGGFNFMATDPEYYTFDEEELWSYEIGVKNTLFNNRLIANASIYLMDISDMQVTETILELDRSYLTNAAKATGKGIELELTGKITTGLTMTAGFGYTHIEFDDYKDAEGDYQGNKTTHAPEYTFNIGAQYRWENGFYARADLIGYGEMYTDRANKYKRDAYQIVNAKIGYEAEHYDIYLYGKNIFDERYDTYDSESINYSDPGEVGLQVTYRF; this is encoded by the coding sequence ATGAATTGTTTGCGTAGCTGGATTTTGAAAGGTTTTCTAATCGTTTGGTGCATAACAAACTCAGGAATTGCCGAAGCGCAGGATACCCTAAGTTTAGAAGAGATAACGGTAACGGCACAAAAACAGGAGCAAAGCGTTCAGGACGTACCCATGGGGATCACCGCATTTACGAACCAGGGAATTGAGGACGCAAAAATTGAATCCATTTCTGATCTTGCCGATTTGGTCCCCAATTTAATGATATTTAACCACGGCAAGATCGGTATGAACACACCAACCATGAGAGGCATTCATGCACCTATTTTTACGATGCTTCTTTCCACCGGACTTTTTATAGACGGTGTTCCGGTCCAGTCTATTCTTGGATTTGAGACTACATTTATTGATATTGAACGGGTAGAGGTACTCAGGGGGCCCCAGGGCACCTTGTATGGGAAAAACTCGGAAGCCGGTGTAATCAATATCATTACCCGGCAGCCGGACAACAATTTCCGGGGGAGCCTGTCCGCCAATATCGGCACATGGCTTTCTTCCGGGACCGATGATCCCTTAACCCAAGCCTACACCGTCAAACTCAGCACTCCCATTCAAACAGATAAGCTTTTTGTCGGGATTGCCGGAAAATTTCTTCAGCAAGACGGTACCATCAAAAATACAGAAACCGGGGATGATGAGGATGATAGAGAATACTGGTTCGGCCGGGCACATCTGCGCTGGACACCCACAGATCAATTGGATATCTCTTTTATTGCATCACAACTCCAATATGACGGAGGCGGGGGAAATGGGAACCTGTTAGAATCTGGGGCGTCTCAATACGGAGTGCCTACACCCGATTATCGCAAGGTCTCCTCAAATTTAGAGGGGGAAAACACTAGTTCAGAACAAACCCAAGCCCTTAACATTAAGTATGAGATCAACGACGCGTTTGAATTGACGTCTGTTACGGCCAGAAGAGTCTATAATGACGATGCCAACAGGGATTTTGATTACACCAGCGCAATAGATCATTCATATAAAGACAACGAATACACTACATTGTCCCAGGAACTGCGCTTGAGCTATGACAATGGCGGCGTGAAGTGGATTGCAGGCGTCTACGGTGATAAGGATGAGCAAAATTATGACTTTGAGGGGCATTATGGCAGCGCAATCTATTATACGGACAAAGATATCGATGGAACTACCTATGCTGTCTTTACCAATCTGACCTATCCGCTGTCCCAACGGTTCAGCCTTGTCGGCGGTTTGCGCTACGAGACAACGGAAAAAGACTTTCAGGATCATCTCAACGCAAGGCAGGCCAATGATTCATGGGATGATATAAGTCCCAAGTTTGCCCTGGAATACCGTCCTTTGCCGGGAACCATGACTTACATAAGCGTATCCAAAGGATACCGCGCCGGCGGGTTTAATTTTATGGCCACAGATCCGGAATACTACACCTTTGATGAAGAGGAGCTATGGTCTTATGAAATTGGAGTAAAAAATACCTTGTTTAATAATAGATTGATCGCGAATGCCAGTATTTATCTGATGGATATTTCCGATATGCAGGTGACGGAAACGATTTTAGAACTTGATAGATCTTATCTAACCAACGCAGCCAAAGCAACCGGTAAGGGGATTGAGTTGGAGTTGACGGGCAAAATAACCACCGGACTGACCATGACAGCCGGTTTCGGCTATACCCACATTGAATTTGACGATTATAAGGACGCTGAAGGAGATTACCAGGGGAACAAAACAACTCACGCGCCGGAGTATACATTTAATATCGGCGCCCAATATCGTTGGGAAAACGGCTTTTATGCCAGGGCGGATTTGATTGGTTATGGTGAAATGTACACGGACAGAGCCAACAAATATAAACGGGATGCTTACCAAATCGTCAACGCCAAAATCGGGTATGAGGCGGAGCATTATGATATCTACCTTTACGGCAAGAATATTTTTGACGAAAGATACGATACTTATGACAGTGAGAGCATCAACTATAGTGACCCGGGAGAGGTCGGCCTTCAGGTGACCTACCGTTTCTAA
- a CDS encoding helix-turn-helix transcriptional regulator: MAYKLEQIRSRTRPALRQYGVNPYDIERIRHAAERLRQDPINPPDITNLAVAAGMSRSKFYRCFKKVYGHSPLDHLRNHRLQLAKIFLSTGKHNVTEAAYAVGYSNLSYFARIFTAQFGISPHKVF, translated from the coding sequence ATGGCCTACAAGCTGGAGCAGATCCGGTCCAGGACCCGCCCTGCCTTGCGGCAGTACGGTGTTAATCCCTACGATATCGAACGGATACGCCACGCTGCCGAACGTTTGCGCCAGGATCCGATTAATCCTCCAGACATAACAAACCTTGCCGTAGCGGCGGGAATGAGCCGAAGCAAGTTCTACCGGTGTTTTAAAAAGGTTTACGGACACTCCCCCCTGGATCACCTGCGCAACCACCGGCTTCAGCTGGCCAAAATTTTTTTGAGCACTGGAAAGCACAATGTTACCGAGGCAGCCTATGCCGTGGGCTACAGCAATCTGAGCTATTTTGCCAGAATTTTCACTGCCCAGTTCGGCATCTCTCCCCACAAAGTATTCTGA
- a CDS encoding AAA family ATPase, translating to MKKIPYAVGNFEQIQEQGFYYVDKTFYISALEEWNAPVFLRPRRFGKSLWCSTLECYYDINRKDKFNSLFGKTWIGQNPTQSKNAFMVLRFNFSVVSVKPDVRVIEDNFIATQSPTIKKFLSRYGALFGNLNIAMDMPLANQLQIIIEAVDEHKLPPIYLIIDEYDNFTNQLITSRNDDLYKALTTGDSFLCSFFKVIKSGIEQQSIGKVFITGVLPITIDDLTSGFNIAQMITLQKQFANMMGFTHKETKDYLSHVFKSYGFDCARMPEILEIMENHYDGYRFLPDVEQTLYNSTIVTFFLKHLVVNDGQIPRELIDDNLKTDVSWIQRLTTVKENTDAMMDALVFDNALEYDLKQLVSKFNMHNFFEKDYYPVSLFYLGMVTCFDDFSMCLPNNTMREIFVDYYNELNNYEVSKGYTQFFRQFLAEPDLEKLFAAFYETYLGQFSAQAWDKINENFVRCTFYEICTRYLSRYFTFSMEVNYPSGRSDWEMTGKYHTKYKDTKTIIEFKYLSSKEAGRILSLNAPENEELTQVLGYKKDALKMFPEFKITACIIYVAANKGFRFFKLDD from the coding sequence ATGAAAAAAATTCCATACGCTGTAGGAAATTTTGAACAAATACAGGAACAAGGGTTTTACTATGTTGATAAAACATTTTACATCAGTGCTCTTGAAGAGTGGAATGCACCTGTATTCCTGCGTCCCCGGCGCTTTGGCAAAAGCCTTTGGTGTTCCACCCTTGAGTGTTATTACGACATTAACCGCAAAGATAAGTTTAATTCTCTTTTTGGAAAAACCTGGATCGGACAAAATCCCACACAGTCAAAAAATGCGTTTATGGTGTTGCGCTTTAATTTTTCTGTGGTCTCTGTCAAACCTGACGTCCGGGTGATTGAAGATAATTTTATTGCAACCCAGAGTCCGACCATCAAAAAATTTCTAAGTCGTTATGGTGCATTGTTTGGCAATTTAAATATTGCAATGGATATGCCGCTTGCAAACCAGCTTCAGATCATAATCGAAGCCGTTGATGAGCACAAGCTTCCCCCCATTTATCTGATTATCGACGAATACGACAATTTCACCAACCAACTGATCACTTCTCGTAATGATGATCTATACAAGGCACTGACCACCGGAGACTCATTTTTGTGCTCCTTTTTCAAGGTCATCAAATCAGGCATTGAGCAGCAAAGCATAGGAAAGGTTTTTATCACAGGGGTGTTGCCCATTACCATTGATGATTTGACATCAGGCTTTAATATTGCCCAGATGATTACCTTGCAAAAACAGTTTGCAAACATGATGGGGTTTACCCATAAGGAAACAAAAGATTATCTTTCCCATGTGTTTAAATCTTATGGGTTTGATTGCGCCCGCATGCCGGAAATACTTGAAATCATGGAGAACCATTATGACGGGTACCGGTTTTTGCCCGATGTTGAACAAACTTTATATAATTCCACCATTGTCACCTTTTTTTTAAAACACCTTGTTGTCAATGACGGGCAAATACCAAGGGAACTGATAGACGATAATCTTAAAACCGATGTCTCCTGGATTCAACGGCTTACAACGGTTAAAGAGAATACGGATGCCATGATGGATGCCCTGGTGTTTGACAACGCCCTGGAATATGACCTGAAACAACTTGTTTCCAAGTTCAATATGCATAATTTTTTTGAAAAAGACTATTATCCGGTTTCGCTTTTTTATCTTGGCATGGTCACCTGTTTTGATGACTTTTCAATGTGCCTTCCCAACAATACCATGCGCGAGATATTTGTTGATTATTACAATGAACTCAATAATTACGAAGTATCCAAAGGGTATACGCAATTTTTCAGGCAATTTCTTGCCGAACCGGATCTTGAAAAATTATTTGCGGCCTTTTATGAAACCTACCTTGGACAGTTTTCGGCCCAGGCCTGGGACAAGATCAATGAAAACTTTGTCCGCTGCACTTTTTACGAGATCTGCACCCGGTACCTGTCACGCTATTTTACCTTTTCCATGGAGGTAAACTATCCTTCGGGCCGAAGTGACTGGGAGATGACAGGAAAATACCATACAAAGTACAAAGATACAAAAACCATTATTGAATTCAAGTATCTGTCTTCAAAAGAAGCCGGCAGGATATTGTCCCTGAACGCACCGGAAAACGAAGAACTCACACAGGTTCTCGGCTATAAAAAGGATGCTTTGAAAATGTTCCCTGAATTTAAAATCACGGCATGTATAATCTATGTTGCAGCAAATAAAGGGTTTCGTTTCTTTAAACTGGATGATTAG
- a CDS encoding TonB-dependent receptor has protein sequence MAHLKYENDTWVTDNAGGSHSLGAELELTYFLTDSIELTAAFGIIEAEYDDYDDGSVVWDGESIQNTPSYSARIGAAYYHPNGFYARGDVRSQGEVPYYDNVDAEFREIDDYITADIKVGYRFKGYDIYAYCNNLTDEEYMTSFVSNSSKSLATYGDPRTFGIGVRYSF, from the coding sequence ATGGCACACCTTAAATACGAAAATGATACTTGGGTGACCGATAACGCCGGCGGCTCTCATTCCCTGGGCGCGGAACTGGAGTTGACCTATTTCCTGACCGATTCCATCGAATTAACCGCAGCGTTCGGCATTATCGAGGCGGAATACGACGACTACGATGACGGTAGTGTTGTCTGGGACGGTGAATCGATCCAGAATACGCCTTCGTATTCGGCGCGGATCGGTGCCGCTTATTACCACCCCAACGGATTTTATGCCCGTGGGGATGTCAGGAGCCAGGGCGAGGTTCCCTACTATGACAATGTCGACGCGGAGTTCCGCGAGATAGATGACTACATTACCGCTGATATCAAGGTCGGTTATCGTTTCAAGGGCTATGACATCTATGCCTACTGCAACAACCTGACCGATGAAGAATATATGACCTCTTTCGTTTCAAATAGCAGTAAGTCGCTTGCGACTTATGGCGATCCGCGCACCTTCGGTATCGGGGTCCGTTACAGCTTCTAA
- a CDS encoding helix-turn-helix transcriptional regulator produces MAYKLEQIRYKTRSVLRQYRLSPYDIELIHHAAGNLLQDPVNPPDITTLAATSGMSRSKFYRCFKQIFGHSPLDHLRSHRLHLAKHFLIRGRHNVTEAAYAVGYNNVSHFTKIFTAQFGVLPHKVS; encoded by the coding sequence ATGGCATATAAACTGGAACAGATACGGTATAAGACCCGCTCTGTCTTGCGGCAATACAGGCTTAGCCCCTATGATATCGAACTGATACACCACGCTGCCGGAAACTTGCTCCAGGACCCGGTTAATCCTCCGGATATAACAACCCTTGCCGCAACATCAGGAATGAGCCGAAGCAAGTTCTACCGGTGCTTTAAACAGATTTTCGGACATTCCCCCCTAGATCACCTGCGCAGCCACCGCCTCCACCTGGCCAAACACTTTTTGATCAGGGGAAGGCACAACGTCACCGAGGCAGCCTATGCCGTGGGCTACAACAATGTAAGCCATTTTACTAAAATTTTCACCGCCCAATTCGGCGTCCTCCCCCATAAAGTGTCCTGA
- a CDS encoding IS66 family transposase, translated as MEIKRPFTDEEFQATPEPVQRYIIQLEEVVVKLLNETEHLKKRVTELENKLNKNSQNSSKPPSSDPPFKKPDRKTQKGQRKRGGQKGHKGHQQKLMLPTSENIILPGECVCGCSDVVPDSLKAFHTHQVIELPEIKMDVLHFILHKGVCSKCGKVVKADIPSEHQTGYGPRLSALIAEISGIQGNSRETVRTFCRSVLNFPISTGAIQKVVDRASEALKPVYSQIANMARSSEVNYIDETSWFQSGALNWLWVMANSSVAYFMIHKNRSKEAFQALVQEWDGILVSDNYGVYAKWINLRQTCLAHIIRKAKALAERKDENVNQFGKQVVQDLQLLCHWAKSPPDSKEWRSFYDRFTELIFQHQEDKNEIGTMARSLIRQLESLWLFLDIVEVEPTNNHAERTLRYGVLWRKRSKGTQSEKGNHWVERILSFKQTCFIRSLESFPIMADLIHSYFKEQEPDLTWL; from the coding sequence ATGGAGATTAAAAGACCTTTTACCGATGAAGAATTTCAAGCCACCCCAGAGCCTGTTCAACGATATATTATCCAGTTGGAAGAGGTGGTTGTAAAATTGCTCAACGAAACAGAGCATCTTAAAAAACGAGTCACAGAGCTTGAAAATAAGCTCAATAAAAATTCTCAAAATTCCAGCAAGCCGCCTTCTTCTGATCCCCCCTTTAAAAAGCCGGATAGAAAAACCCAAAAGGGTCAAAGAAAAAGAGGCGGTCAAAAAGGTCATAAAGGCCATCAGCAAAAACTAATGCTCCCGACATCTGAAAATATCATACTGCCAGGGGAGTGCGTATGTGGTTGTTCCGATGTCGTCCCTGATAGCCTTAAGGCATTTCATACCCATCAAGTAATAGAATTGCCTGAAATTAAAATGGATGTACTTCATTTCATCCTTCATAAAGGCGTCTGTTCAAAATGCGGCAAAGTTGTCAAGGCAGATATACCTTCAGAACATCAAACCGGTTATGGACCCCGCCTGAGCGCCCTTATTGCAGAGATAAGCGGAATTCAAGGAAATAGCCGTGAAACTGTTCGCACGTTCTGTCGGTCAGTCCTCAATTTTCCAATATCAACAGGCGCTATTCAGAAGGTTGTAGACCGGGCCTCAGAGGCTCTAAAACCTGTATACTCCCAAATTGCCAACATGGCTCGCTCGAGCGAGGTCAACTATATTGATGAAACATCCTGGTTCCAAAGCGGTGCTTTAAATTGGTTGTGGGTTATGGCCAATAGTTCTGTTGCATATTTTATGATTCATAAGAACCGGTCCAAAGAGGCCTTTCAGGCATTAGTCCAGGAATGGGACGGCATTCTCGTTAGTGACAATTACGGCGTTTATGCAAAATGGATCAACCTGCGACAAACCTGCCTGGCCCATATAATCCGAAAGGCAAAAGCTCTTGCTGAAAGAAAGGATGAAAACGTCAACCAATTTGGCAAACAGGTTGTGCAAGATCTTCAACTGCTCTGTCATTGGGCGAAATCTCCACCTGACAGTAAAGAATGGCGTAGTTTTTACGACCGATTTACCGAATTGATTTTCCAACACCAGGAAGACAAGAATGAAATAGGTACTATGGCTCGTTCTCTGATCCGACAGCTTGAATCTCTTTGGCTTTTTCTCGATATCGTGGAGGTTGAGCCAACCAATAACCATGCAGAACGGACTTTGCGCTATGGTGTCTTATGGCGGAAAAGAAGCAAGGGGACGCAGAGTGAAAAGGGAAATCATTGGGTTGAAAGAATACTGTCCTTCAAACAGACTTGTTTTATTCGTTCGCTTGAATCCTTTCCCATAATGGCTGACTTGATTCATTCATATTTCAAAGAGCAAGAGCCGGATCTTACCTGGCTCTGA